From the Candidatus Methanoperedens sp. genome, one window contains:
- a CDS encoding arsenate reductase ArsC, which produces MKKKVLFLCTENSCRSQMAEGIFRHLLGSEFEVFSAGSRPSAVNPTAIKVMAEIGIDISGHRSKSVDEFQGMNFDFVITTCDAARETCPVFPGNTRHLHWSFSDPADARGSEEEILSVFRKVRDEIKLRIQEEFSQY; this is translated from the coding sequence ATGAAGAAAAAAGTGTTATTCCTCTGCACAGAAAATTCCTGCCGTTCCCAGATGGCAGAGGGGATTTTTCGGCATCTGCTGGGCAGTGAGTTCGAGGTATTCAGTGCAGGATCAAGACCTTCTGCTGTAAATCCAACAGCAATAAAGGTCATGGCAGAAATTGGCATTGATATTTCAGGGCACAGGTCAAAATCGGTAGATGAATTTCAGGGGATGAATTTTGATTTCGTTATAACCACATGCGATGCTGCCAGAGAGACCTGTCCTGTTTTCCCAGGCAATACCCGCCATTTGCACTGGAGTTTTAGTGACCCGGCAGATGCAAGAGGGTCTGAAGAAGAGATACTTTCTGTGTTCAGGAAGGTCAGGGACGAAATAAAGCTGCGGATACAGGAAGAATTCAGCCAATATTGA
- a CDS encoding phosphate uptake regulator PhoU, producing the protein MINAEIRKVQVTGKSTFVVSLPKKWAVSAGISSGSLVHMHPQEDGSLLLTTNGAFAAESPKTITIDGRVGEPLIRDIIATYVAGYRVIELKAKNITHEQRKDITAIVKKLIGIEIIEETHEKVVIQDISNPGDMPIDMSFRRMHIKVQWMLDNTIKAMNTKDVSLASEVVKQDDEIDRLHLLISKQFMGILLHSRISEKSELGLTGAFYYRLASDQLERVSDHAGKIAGIILESGEKIPHAMLDNIVKIGIISYKLVNDSVVSFTKCNVELANRVIEEHKKIGEDLRRIRHPSTTMNPDAVMSLGLVADSVKRIGDYAANVAELAIDFSRSI; encoded by the coding sequence ATGATCAATGCAGAAATAAGAAAAGTTCAGGTAACCGGTAAATCAACGTTCGTTGTTTCCCTTCCCAAGAAATGGGCTGTCAGTGCCGGGATATCCTCCGGTTCCCTTGTTCATATGCATCCACAGGAGGACGGTTCGCTTCTTTTAACCACAAACGGCGCTTTTGCGGCTGAGAGTCCAAAGACCATAACCATAGATGGAAGGGTGGGTGAGCCGTTGATAAGAGATATAATAGCCACCTACGTTGCCGGGTACCGCGTGATTGAGCTTAAAGCTAAAAATATAACGCATGAGCAGAGAAAAGACATAACGGCTATAGTTAAAAAGTTGATAGGTATTGAGATTATCGAAGAAACACACGAGAAGGTGGTCATTCAGGATATCTCGAATCCAGGCGATATGCCTATCGATATGAGTTTTCGGCGCATGCATATAAAAGTGCAGTGGATGCTTGACAATACCATCAAGGCAATGAATACAAAAGATGTTTCTCTCGCCTCTGAAGTCGTAAAGCAGGACGATGAGATTGACCGTCTCCATCTATTGATATCAAAACAATTCATGGGTATTTTACTCCATTCAAGGATATCCGAAAAAAGTGAACTCGGATTGACAGGGGCCTTCTACTACAGGCTGGCAAGCGACCAATTAGAGCGTGTGTCAGACCATGCGGGTAAGATTGCCGGTATAATATTGGAATCAGGTGAAAAAATTCCTCACGCCATGCTCGATAATATTGTTAAAATCGGTATCATCTCTTATAAGCTTGTCAATGATTCAGTTGTTTCTTTTACAAAATGCAATGTAGAACTTGCAAACAGGGTTATTGAAGAACATAAAAAAATAGGCGAGGATCTGCGCAGAATAAGACACCCTTCAACAACTATGAATCCTGACGCTGTCATGTCCTTAGGGCTCGTAGCAGACAGCGTAAAAAGGATAGGGGATTATGCTGCAAATGTCGCAGAGTTAGCCATTGACTTCTCTAGAAGTATATAG